AGAAGTGAAGTAAAATTTTACATAGAAGAGAGTAAGTATTGAAGTACTTATTGGGGTATGATGTTGTGTTTCATTAATGATGATTGTTGTTTGGTTATTACTTTTGATAACTATTTATGAAATGCATATTGtgtataagaaaataaaacagatGAGATAATAGCTATCAATAAAGTTGGTGATTGTAACAAGGGGGTAATGGCAAGCCAGTGGACAAGGTGATAGTAGTCAAAGGCCTTTAATAAATAAGCTAGCTAAAACCAGTAGGATTCCGTAGCAAACAAGTAAACTTTATATGGTCGAAGGTCTAGCACTCGTGAAGACGGACTGGTAAGAGCATTGACATGAAAGGAGTgctaagaaaataaattttaatactcAAACTAAATAACCACTACATTGCATATTTATGCATTCATTAATCCATTTCTATTCTTTGGTTGTATAATAACCAATTGGggggttttttctttaaaaaaaaaaaaaaaaagaaaaNNNNNNNNNNNNNNNNNNNNNNNNNNNNNNNNNNNNNNNNNNNNNNNNNNNNNNNNNNNNNNNNNNNNNNNNNNNNNNNNNNNNNNNNNNNNNNNNNNNNCAACTAGAGGTCAACTGATAGAAGGACTAATTTAATCTATTATCAAAATTACATGGActtcctgtaataaaaatgaaaccttaggagaaaaaaaataaagttatgaaacccCATGgggtatttaatatttaaccctaaacaaaaaccaaaattcactttcaaaattcaaaaccattGTCCGACctatataataaataaagagaaatgctagaggtcaataagtttttcatattttgctcATATTATGATATTCCCTTATAATCAACGGTTATATTTATAGGGTCCACAATTGCCTTATGTGAGATctacataagtttacaaattcaataattgatTGTAAAGaaatattagctaaatataaaaaatttattaacccttagcatttctcataagcgtttttttgttttggtacttttaattttaacgattttattgttattcacctgtattttattttattttatatcatatatagATTGTGTTGCCTTATtgataaatatgaaaaaatctCGTCCAGAAAGAACCGCATGGCAAGTTCTGGAACTTTCTACAGGATTCTCAAACCATCAGAACTATGTATCGACTGTCATTCGCAGCACTTCCTTCACACGTGACGCAACACCACACCGCTTCCTTATACTCAGCCTCACAGCTACGCTGTCATCGTCAACATCAAAGCACAACTTCAAGCAAAAACCGAAGCCAATTGAAAGAAAGCTTTGGCCTTTCTGAACTTGGAATATTGAAAGGATAAGTGAAAgtgaggaagagaaagagggaagtgGAACAAAATATGGGGGTGGACTACTACAAGATATTGCAGGTCGATAGGAATGCCAACGATGAGGATTTGAAGAAGGCCTACAGGAAGCTTGCGATGAAGTGGCACCCTGATAAGAATCTCAACAACAAGAAAGAAGCCGAAGCCAAATTCAAACAGATCTCTGAAGCCTATGAGGTACTTGTGCTTTTCCTTATCCATTAGCTTACGTTTTCTTATTGTGTGTTCCACCAGAACATGTGTGATGTGTTACTTCTACACAAATTCTTTCTGGTTTTTAGGATTACCCATCATATTGGATTTCTGggttttgttgggtttttagctttgtttgtcatatttatatatttcatgTCTGAGATCCTGAaaagttttggttttgtttaatttgtgtTGGGAATTTGGAATCTCTGTTTCTCTGTgcgattttcttcttttgacaTGTGGATATTGCAATTTTACTCTCTCAATATTTGAAGTTTAAGACCACCCATGATCAGAGTTTGTGCAGAAGTTACTGGGTTTTTGTTAATTCTTGATGGGAGTTCTTGCAGGTTCTCAGTGATCCCCAGAAGAGAGCAGTATATGATCAGTATGGAGAAGAGGGCCTAAAGGGTCAGGTGCCACCGCCCGGTGGTGCTGCTGCTGGCCCTGGTGGAGCTTCGTACTTTTCGACTGGTGATGGGCCGACGACGTTTCGATTCAATCCTCGAAGCGCGGACGACATTTTCGCCGAGTTCTTTGGAAATTCGAGCCCGTTTGGAGGCATgggaggtggtggtggaggcATGAGAGGGTCAAGATTCTCAAGTGGGATTTTTGGTGATGATATATTTGCATCTTTTGgggaaggaggaggagggggagggTCTATGAACCAAGGTGCTCCTAGGAAAGCTCCTCCTATCGAGAACAGGTTGCCTTGTAGTCTTGAAGAGTTATATAAGGGGGCTACCAAGAAGATGAAGATCTCTAGAGAAATTGCTGACATCAGTGGGTGAGTAATTTTTCTTAATTGATTATTTAACTTTGCTCAAATTTTGATTCTTCACTCGTGGTTGCGAATTTGGTTTGTGGGTATTAGTTGTTTGATCAAATTGAGTGATTGCCTTGTTCTGATTCCTTGTAATTAATTGGTTTTGCTGGTTTGATCAAAAAGACTCCACTTGCATTTGCAAGAGAAAGGTTGTCATACAATTGGGATAACAGGACAATGAAAATTagccattgatttttatttttttacaagctCTTGCTGATTCAAAGTTTGATTTTACTGCCACGTCATTCCCGTGGCATTCCAATTGTATGACAGTCATAGTTATCTGCTAAATAGTATTATTCATTTTGCAATTTGAAAGTTTGCTTCTTTGCATTTGGATTGTAATGGAATATGTCACTTTGGGGGAAGAAGTGGATTTGCACTTTTGAGTTGATAACTTCTACTTGATTTGGCTTAGAGAGTAGTTTTCATACATTAACCTGAGTGATAGGTATCTAAGTTTGTTCAAATTAAggaattgttttgttttttgtttttgttttttgtgattaGAGTTGTTTTGCTTTTAATTGGCTGATAATTGGAAATAGTTTCTTCCTTTTGAAGTATAAAGGGGCCTTTACCTGTTGTGACCTATTAAAGCAGGGTTGTTGGAACAAGTTTTGCAAGGTCATGTTTAGATCATTTTATGTAAACAGATCAAGGTATAAtaacatttttaatagaatgcTTGTGTAGATGTAATATATGCCTTACGGacctttgttcttctttttcttcctaataGGGGGTTTCTCTtctatacttcatgtgtacttagCTTGCGTTCCTCTGCCTTTTCcaatgagattgaattacttataaataagATTATCTGTTATTCTAACACAGAAATGTTAGAAATGCGTGACCAGTTTAGGGTCTTAAATGGACATAAAACCAGAAAGGCTATATTAGGAGAAGGGTCCTCTCCattaatgaaatggagaggagccggTTCCTTATTCAATAGaggcaaaattgtccaaaaaaaaaatgaaatgacaattttgcccctcttaaaataaaaaaccggctcctctccatttcaaatctccgtttcatttgaattggagaggacCCTATTCCGCTATATTAGGAGGGTTTTGGGAAacacaattttataaatttcctGCCTGGGAAATTTATCTTTAGGTCGTTTAGTCTTGGTAATGATGAGGAAAAATTgcttatttttataaatatcttACTTGTTGTATGGTCTTTGTCTGCCTATAAGTCATTGTTTAGTTTAGTCACAGTGTGGGATTTCACTTAGAAGTTGAAGGAAAGATTCCCTTAACATTTGGCTCGAAAaagtcccccccccccccaaaaaaaaaaggttattatgAATAGTGTAGTACAAACGCATCATGTATTTCTTGTTCTTGGTGTTTATATGGTATGATACTGTAGAAATGCTTTCTTCATGAAGTCGATATTTGCATAACAGAACCTTGAACTAGCAACTGCCACTTGAGCTGGTTTATGAAGAACTACTGGAGAATTGCTCTTTGTGGCGGTGATGTGATCTAGAcataattaattgctttttggctgcaaataaaataaatgtttcaAGATTATGATATTCAAttttaaacatgttttaatGAGTTTTCATTTTAGATAATTGGTATTATCCTTATTACTTGGCATTTTATAGGAATGGGAATACTAAACAACCATGCTTTTCATGACTTCCTGAATTCATCTAGTATAGTATCTTCAGGCAGAGTAAAACCAGTTAATGCTGACAAGATATGGAGTTGATTGCCTAGTTATTGACCGTTCTTATCGgcccttaatttatttatttttttagtaagacTAATCCAAGAGCTAATGAGCACCGTCACATTAGATTTAGTGAGATGAGGGTGTAGTTATTTATCATTACTCCATGGAAATTGCTTGACGTCATGCATATTTTCTCACTCATTCTGTGTTTTTTGCAGCAAGACAATGAAAGTGGAGGAGATTCTTACCATAAACATAAAGCCTGGTTGGAAAAAGGGCACAAAGATCACCTTTCCAGAGAAAGGGAATGAGCAGCCAAATGTTATACCTGCAGATCTTGTGTTCATCATTGACGAGAAACCCCATAGCGTGTTCACTCGAGACGGAAACGACTTGATCGTCACGCAAAACATATCCTTGGCTGATGCCCTCAATGGTTACACAGTTCACCTGACTACCATAGACGGCAGAAAGTTAACCATCCTAATTACTAATGTGATTCATCCAAACTATGAGGAAGTTGTTCCTGGGGAAGGGATGCCAATCCAAAAGGACCCTACAAAAAGAGGGAACTTGCGAATCAAATTCAACATCAAGTTCCCAACTAGGCTTACGGGGGAGCAGAAAGCTGGAGTCAGGAAACTACTGGGTCAGTGTCAGTGAGCAAGTACTACTCAACACTGAACGGAGCAAGTACTtctgtgaatatatatatagttttgtatttttggtaAACTAATAtgatagttttgattttttttttttttttttcattattgatTAAGGGTCGAGGATTGACATATTGGTGATGTTATCAACACATAGATTGGTGTCGTCTTTTCAATAGTTTTAAATAGAACAGCTTTCTTGCCGATGTCTTCTGGCTTTTGTGGAGCTCTGCTGAATATAGAGCATCTCTAGCAATATTAGCTAGAATAGCTAGTGAAAAAggacaaattttcattttagctattGCTTAATTTAGATATACTCCAATAGATTGTTTCttctactatttaaatattattttttgtaaattcttttattcttttgttttgtttatctctctctctccctctcacccAAGCTAAACAGCCCCACCACCGCACCAGTCTTTcgtctctctccccctcttccTCTAACCCAAGCTAACAGCCCCATCAAACACATACAAATCGGCAGTGGAAGGGCTAATCCTGCAGGCACAAGATCTCTTCATTTTGGACTGGAGCACATACgatttttgcatttgttttgggtttatGTATTTGGCTCAGAGGAATGTATTAGGTTGGTTTTCTATTTGCTTTTGCACTTCTCACATAATGGATATTGTGAGGTTTTGGTTTGCTGGGAGAGAGGGATGTCGAGTTGCaatgagaagaaaaatttaGAGAGGACGGTGCTGGGTTAACGAATTTGACGGAGAAGGCAAGGATGGGAgggagcgagagagagagagagagagagagaggagagagaagggagtaagaaaatattaaataaatgatcTAGCGTGCTAAGTGAATAGCAAGAAGTTCCTACTCACTGTAGCAAAATGTCCATTTTAGCTATTCTGCGGAAGACAATTTAGCTaataatagctaaatttaactattatgaACCTTTTAGCTACTCTGCCGGAGATGCTCAGTATTCATATGGGAGATCGTGATTGTGAACTTTTAAGAGCCTCAGCtatagggcttttttttttttttttttttttaatcttcattttattttattattatttttttcaaaaaaaaattgtctttttccTCGTAGCTTCAGGTTGAagtatatttatattttggaaaaatcaaCCGAGTTTCAAGTTCAtccctaaaaaattttattgttcCAAATGAATCAAGCGATTTCCGAAAAGGTCCATTTGAACAACTGGATTAATTTGGAAGACAGAATTTTCAAAGGATGAATATGAAAAATTCGACGATGTTTCAGAGATTAAACATGTCTTTACATCGTCTATTAGAATGATGAAAACCGACCACATGGGGGAGTGAAAAATAtgtccattatatatatatatatatatatatatattcttttttaacctttttcgaTTGGTAAATTACAGAAGAACCGGTGGGGCTTGAATCCACGACGTCACCCTCTACCTTACTACAGAGAGGGCCATAGCTCAAAGGTAGAGAGATATCCATTCATATTCAATTTCAGTAAATGTGCTTTGCACCTTTATAGAAAGTGTTGGATTACAGGGATGGTTCTGCACCATTTACAGataaaaaagaaggcaaaacaATGATGAAACGTCTCTTATACAATAACAATGTCGTCATTTCTTCACTCGCTGTAATCTGAGGATGTATATCTTGCAGCTTCATCTTGGCCAACTTTCGGCTCTCCGCCTCCATCTCCATACCCGTCTCCCTCCTCATCTGAGTCTCCATTTATATATTCCTCCATATCAACATCCCCTTGCACATCTTCCGCATCCCCTTCATTGtcatcaccaccaccatcatcttcttcatcatcatcatcttcttcttcttcttcttctacatcTACGTTATAATAGGTACTCTGCAGCAAGTTATCAGGCCTGCCATTATAGGGAGGGGCATACTCATCCATCACATTATCATCAAACTCATCTCCTGTTGCCAGACCATTTTCATCGTCGTAATCCGATCTTTCGGAACTGCTAGTATTTCCACCGTCCTCCACTTGCAACCGCATGTTTTCATCCCCACTCCACTCTTCCCTGACCAAGTCACTTGGTGATTTCTCAAGGATGATCTCTTTGGgactctctttttctctatcaACTATAACCACCTTTGCAGATCTCTGCCTGCTTCTAATGCTCCGACGACCTCGCCCACGCCCTCCTCGTCCACGTGGTCGCCCTTTCCATCCCAGTATCTGCCCAAATCTGTCACTGTTAGTGGTTGCACTTTTTTTGCGAGATTCAGCTCTGGAACGAATGACCCTTCTTTCTGATCTTCCACCACGAGTACGACCACGGGCCCTTCCACGACCCCCTCGTCCACGACCAGAGCTAGTAAGTCCAATAGTTGAATCAACCCAGTTCTCTTCCTTAAGATGTTCATCTTTATATGGTGCATGAGCTGTACCATCATCTTTTGAATTCTTGCCGATGGCATATTTTGATGGAAGcttctgaaaaataaaaaataaaaaaagaacgtCAGGTGTATATTTGTTAATAAGAACATTAATCAATCAAAGCACAAATTTAACCAAAAGGAGCAGTCAGCCTCGGGAGGTCAGAACTACTGGTAACTTATGTTATCAAGCCACAAATGTTGCCCTGCATCTCTGACATTTAGTTGGACTTGGAGTATAGCATTCCACCCGTTTAACACATGCCAGAAATCTATGTTCAGATACTTCCATTGTAAGCGGCACAAACTGTGTCAAGACCAAGACATATTTGGAAAGTGTGCCCAAAATGCACCTCCAAGGCATGGCCCAAAGAATCATATTCCCCGAGACCGATGTGCCTGTGAGGCGGCTAGGACCATATGCCTCAGCTCACCATGCTTTCAGCCACAATAAATTGGCACCTCCTTAAATATAAGATTAAATCTTTATAGATATACAGTTTACTCTAGAACTGAATACTCACATGTTTACAAACCTTTCACTCTTTAACAAGTAACTCACACTTCATATTCCATATTCCTACTTTCTTTTATCGAAGAGGTACTAATATCTAGAATCCTCAACACATGTTAATACTTTGAAgggaggggggagagagagagagagagagacagcaaAGAGATGGGAAAAAATCTCCTTCAAACTTCACTTATTGTCCAtgtaaaaatcttaaaatattagCCACTATATGACAATTCACCAGTTGGTACCTTTACCACTGTAGCACATAACaaatccacacacacacacacacgggGATTTAAGAAATGGTAGAATAGGAAGACATTCACACACGCATGCACACACCTACACAGGTACACACTTGCATAAATGTCCATGCTATTCCTTTCCAGACAAAATTTGTCTAATTAAAACCACTGTACTGCATGTCAAGTTTGACCTTTGTATTTAGGTAGGATTGAGCTACTAAGTCAAAAGAACGATTTCTATTATATAGGTAATGTGTTCCAATTTCCACTTTGCGCCGACAGATCTTTTACAACATGACACACTTGAAAACAAAGagtgatctttctttttttaacctCCATACTGACTCTTTCCCTACTCTTTGCCCTTAAACCATCCATCCAGCGGGAGATAAAGCCTCTCCAGCCTACTAGAATTGTTGCTTTACAAACTTCCTTTATCAAGATATGAAACCTAGTGCTGAAGTGAAAGCTACTGGTGAAGGCATGTAACCcttctttatttgaatttatttattttctccatttgaCATAATTCAGTAGTAACATGAAAAGAATACTCACTATAACCCAAGAACCCTTGTCCTTCTGAGAGTCCACCTTCTGCTGCAGAATATATGAGATTGATGAGTCGAATTCCATGAACCTTAGAGCCACAGCAGCAGTTGTATGTGGTATCCATGGAAGTGCAGGAACTGTTTCAGAACCAAATGAACGTCCTGAAGGGTTAGAGTAATCCAACAGCTCACTGGTGCTCTCAAAGTTTGAAGACAAATAGTCCCTCTTTATGGCACCTTCCAATGATGTCATAATCTGCAAAAGAACACAAACACATTCTACTACTTGGTAAGTTCTCCAAAAGTACACCTACAAATGAGAAACACAGCTAAGACACTGTTTTCAACACGTGCTTccattttcctttactttttgaTAAGTGATCGAACTATTCGCTGATGAAAATCATTTCGAATGACCATGAAAAGGCAACATCGAAAAGCCGTCAATAAACCAGAGAGCAAAAACTTGCCATAATAAGTATTTAAACTTCTGTTCCCAGTGGCATCACCTCCCATTGATTCTGGTGTCTTTCCAATTTCCAATATCAGTGGGTGTACAGGCATCCAGCATACTTGGTCGACCATTTCAAATTTCCCCTTTGCAACTTTTGCATTTCCATGCTGATGTAGGACAGGTTTTGGGAAACCCATGTGCCTGTGGTTGTGGTAAGCTTTaaggttttaaaaaattgtgaatttaggCTGGCGAATGCCATCCAGGGTAAACAAATATAGGATTCAATAGCAGAGAATGCTTGGAAAAGTGAACAAAATGGTTGGAATTTACTAGCAGAAGCCGGTGAAGGATTTGAAGGCTGGGGTTTTAGGGTTTCAAGCATACAAAGGAAAGGGTAAATTCGTAGGAGTTGCATAAAATTACAGATCTGTCCCTCATTACAAAAATAACCATAATgtctaaaataaaaacacaaatcaAAAGTGTTTTAACCCTAGACTCCTTAAAACACGATCTTTGAAACCTTATGACTTGTCCTAATCTGATGTTGCACATAAGCCCCCCACACAAGAAAAACTCTAAATTGGCAAAACTGAAAATCACTCTAAAGAGAGCAACTTCACCTTTCTCCCATGGCTGCCACAGGTgttcccaaattttcaaacCCTCTTATTGCATCCTAAATTCACTCCTGTTTTCCCGGAGAGACATGTAAATGGAATTTGGAACCCACATTATAAGATATCATGTGGTTTCTAATATCAGTATCCATTTATTAATGAAAAGGCCCACTAACTAGTTACAGTATCATTAACTCTCATACTCCAGGAATGgacaagaaaatgaagaaatttgaAATCACAAGCAAATATAACGAGAATGATGTTTGGAAGCTCTAATGCATATCCCTTCGAACAAGGCTAACTTATAACCTGAAGAAGGTCTTCAGCCAATGATAAGGAGTGCAATTTCATGCCCCATGATTTTCGATGACTGTCAGTCCAAAGAGGTTGAAGAGCTTCTGGTGGAAGAGAAACCTGCCAAGTCAGAATCAAGACAATATAAGCTGcatgaacatttaaaaaaaaaaagtaataatcaGCCAACAAAGTTCGCAAACGGCCATTCAAAATACAATATTTCTGTTATAAACTGAAACTCTAATAActtgaaaaatatatacaagCGTATAAACTGCAGGCATACCTCAACCAAAGCTAACAGCAACTTAAGTAATCGTATCTGGACAGGAGCTGAGAGTGAACCACACCAAGTACAATGAGGACCCACCTTCGGTTTCTCTTCACATTGAGACACATGTTCAGAAAAATTTAAGCTGCTCCCAGATGAACTGTATGTCTTATGGCAGGAAGGACAGTGGTTGTCTTcaaaagaataaatatcatGACAGTAATCACATGTACCCAGCAACTGTGTACACCTTTTTTTCCCATACTTCATTGCACATAATACTGAGGAATTAAAGCATTCTTTCCACATCCATTTTTCAAAATCCTGATATCTCTTCAATGCATCATTTTTTTCACCTTCATTTCTTCCAAGCTCAATTGCAAAAGATGTTGAGGTCTCTGACATATCAGAATCAGAGACACACACAGTACTTCTAGGGCTATCAGTACCTATGCTGCAATCAGGGCCAGGAGGCATTTCAATGGCTTCTGTTTTGACAGAGTCTCCATTATGTCTCCTCATGTTAGCACAATGCATATTCCTCCTAACAGATTCCTTGAAGGACATCTCGATCTTTTGCAACATCGTGTGCAAATGAGATTCTCTAACCCCACGTACATCTAAAGATGACAACAGAGCATCAAAACCCTGCATGTAGATGGTAGAAACTGATGAAAACCAGCATGGGCAATATGGAATATGCATGCGTAGGCAATCTTAGAAAAATTAACTGGTCAATGTTTCAGGATAAGTAGCACTagaagaagataaaataaaatattaaacacCCATCAAATACTGCACATGGCAAAAATGCGGTGTTTTAGCACCGAAGATCCTAAAGTAGCAAACATCTCTTGCGTCTACTGCCATCAAATACAAAAGGGCAAGGAGAATGTAGAACAGCTGCTACtacacaaacaaaaataaaaagcacaaaaaattcatataaaaaatagaTGCATGCATTACAGTGTAATAATCTTATAGAGACTGCTAAAGCATATAATGGCTCGCCAAAGAGAAAAGTACCTCTTCAGAATCAATAAGCCTCCAACATCCATCATGCAATTCAACAAAGATCCTGCCACAGCCCGGATCATTTCGAGAAGAAGATGTAATGAATTGCCAGTATCGATTACGTCTACGATCCTGACCAAGAGGCAGTGATCTATACACACACATCTCTTCTGCCTTATGCCCAATGTAAGATTTTAGCTGCGAGCGTGACCTTTCAGCGATATACGCTGCTTGCTGATATGGAAGATTCTCTGCACCAGCAGAGTAATCTTGCATTTGCAGGTTATCTTCAGAGGGCAAACGGCTAAGGTAATTTTGGTCATTCTGTAAATCATTTAACTGTTCTTGCTGGACGGCAGGGGCCACAGACGTCTCATTGTTTTTGTCATTGCCTGTAGGAAATGGACTTTGCCTACCCTCTGCCAAAGAAATTGTAAGGTTATGTTCCGTCTTGTTCCCCGTAAATGGTGAAAAATGCATCTTCATTACAAATTCTTCTTTCATACGGCGTTTATCAAGTTGTGCTTCTGCCCACATTTGCTTTTTTAGAGCATTTGCTGCTTCTAATCGTTCCTGAAAACCATTCTCATTTCAGATCAGACAATCAAAAGCAAttcaacaaattaattttttttttaaaaaaaaaaaaaaaaaaaaattgaggaaatGATACCTCAAGGACAACGCGAATTGAGTTTCCTTCAATTGCAACACCAATTAAAGCAATGAGTGCATTAAGGCGCTCCTCAACACTCAGATCAGAGTACTCTCCTTCCATAAGTCCCTGAACCCAAGGTTCACCAGGATTGCTTTCATCAATATCTGTATCTTCTTGATTAACAATGGCCACACTATTGCCGATTCCAGAGACATCAATAGACTGTGCAATAAGAGAACCAGTATCTTTATCCTCATTTATCACTCTAGACTGCATTGGAGACAAACCTTCATCAACATTCCCGAGACCAACTTGTGGAGTTTCCATAAAATCATCACTTCCCTTACCACTTCCCACAGGAGTTGCACTGAATTTGATAGCTTCTTCGGAATTGTGGTCTTCTTTATTTGGATTTATTTCAGCACCTAAATCATCAACCTCAGGATCCTCTCCTACATCACTTTCAGAATCTCCATCTCTTTCAGCATCATCAGCATCTTCTCCATCCACAATCCCGCTTTTAAATATCCGGATTCTTTCCCTGGCTGCAGAAAGTATTGCCTCAGCATCAGCCGGATCCTTCCGATAGGGAGGACGTACACAATATGTTGATGGGGCTGTCCTCTCAAAAAGTTTTGAATCCCTAGATAAGGCAGCAGCAATAGAAGCTTCGGGTGTCTTGCTTGTAGTGAGATCCCGAAGCCCAGATTTCTAATAACAAAATAGATAAGCTAATAAACGAATTAGTTAAATACACATAAACAGAGCTCATACAATCACCAAACTAGAGTTACCTGAATCTTTTCTGCAACCTCTAATATGGTAAGGCCCATACTTCCCTCAAGAGAAAGAACATGAAATGCTGCAAATTTGACAGTTCCAGGTGTCAATCGATGCCTAGATCTGCGTGGATTAGAAAAACCCCTCTCTTGCATTATAGCAACAGCATTTTCAACAGCTGCTCCATTGCGCAAATTAGAAATTACATCTTCACCATCATTACCCTGCATTGCACCAGGGgaataaaattgtaaaacaaACTGGAaagagttttctttttttttttttgataagtaaaatggAAAGAGTTAAATGAACATATCCGGATCTCTTCAGGCACTTCAtccaaaggaaaaaaggaaagaactCAACACTAAGCTGATATATGCATGTAATTATTTCTAGAttagaaatatatttttcaacaaTCACAGGTTTATGAACCAGTATCTCTCATAATTCATACCAATTACTGACATAGTTTCCTCAATCTTCTTGAAACTTTATTAACATGTCTTTAAAGGAAAACAATGTCAATGTGAACACATAACACCAAAAATCATTAATACTCGGTTGTACATTTAACATGAATTAGGGAAAAAAAGGCTttaaaatagagtaatgctaaggaccatctttttatcctcctaaagttgatgtggcttttaaaatcaccattaaattttagatgaatcatacttgaattttgatccaatggtgattttgaaagccacatcaagtGTAGGAGAATtaaaagaggataaaaagatagtccctagcattactctttaaaacACCTCTAAAATGCAGCATCTAGATACAACACCACCAGTCAAAGTAATAAGTTTAGCCAACTGGAAATTGGTcaaaaaacaagagagagagagagagagtagtaaCCACTAGGATCAATTTTTAGCATTGAAGCACCATGCCTAAAAAAGAGAGTTC
This window of the Corylus avellana chromosome ca5, CavTom2PMs-1.0 genome carries:
- the LOC132182976 gene encoding homeobox-DDT domain protein RLT2 isoform X3, giving the protein MEAAGSEGEKKKPPEGENKTKRKMKTASQLEILEKTYAEEAYPSEALRAELSVKLGLSDRQLQMWFCHRRLKDRKGPPGKRQPKDSSVGEEMVVGEVGSERALGSASALSPFVESRRVVGRPGVAVARIGSDVAAMSRYYEPQQSIAELRAIAFVEAQLGEPLREDGPILGMEFDPLPPDAFGAPIVVATVGQQKQSGRPFEPELYERPDAKSIKGAGRALHEYQFLPEQPTVRTDAYERVAQSYHYGSPADGPNSRTSSLSSGRSFMHGNEQVPSGYGFQGQVPGLNLLPQQGMQAHLLPSVSVENDTVARKNTFANIRDSHFGAHPITRMENPFISPDRRVTLEEDVSRMERKRKSEEARIAREVEAHEKRIRKELEKQDILRRKREEQMRKEMEKHDRERKKEEERLLREKQREEERYQREQRRELERREKFLQKESVRAEKLRQKEELRREKEVARLKAANERAIARRIAKESMELIEDERLELMELATSCKGLPSIVSLDYETLQDLELYRDMRTVFPPKPVQLKRPFTVQPWCDSEESVGNLLMVWRFLITFADVLGLWPFTLDEFIQAFHDYDSRLLGEIHVSLLRSVIKDIEDVARTPSTGLGAIQNSAANPGGGHPQIVEGAYAWGFDIRNWQLHLNPLTWPEILRQFALSAGFGPQLKRRNIEQTYNRDDNEGNDGEDVISNLRNGAAVENAVAIMQERGFSNPRRSRHRLTPGTVKFAAFHVLSLEGSMGLTILEVAEKIQKSGLRDLTTSKTPEASIAAALSRDSKLFERTAPSTYCVRPPYRKDPADAEAILSAARERIRIFKSGIVDGEDADDAERDGDSESDVGEDPEVDDLGAEINPNKEDHNSEEAIKFSATPVGSGKGSDDFMETPQVGLGNVDEGLSPMQSRVINEDKDTGSLIAQSIDVSGIGNSVAIVNQEDTDIDESNPGEPWVQGLMEGEYSDLSVEERLNALIALIGVAIEGNSIRVVLEERLEAANALKKQMWAEAQLDKRRMKEEFVMKMHFSPFTGNKTEHNLTISLAEGRQSPFPTGNDKNNETSVAPAVQQEQLNDLQNDQNYLSRLPSEDNLQMQDYSAGAENLPYQQAAYIAERSRSQLKSYIGHKAEEMCVYRSLPLGQDRRRNRYWQFITSSSRNDPGCGRIFVELHDGCWRLIDSEEGFDALLSSLDVRGVRESHLHTMLQKIEMSFKESVRRNMHCANMRRHNGDSVKTEAIEMPPGPDCSIGTDSPRSTVCVSDSDMSETSTSFAIELGRNEGEKNDALKRYQDFEKWMWKECFNSSVLCAMKYGKKRCTQLLGTCDYCHDIYSFEDNHCPSCHKTYSSSGSSLNFSEHVSQCEEKPKVGPHCTWCGSLSAPVQIRLLKLLLALVEVSLPPEALQPLWTDSHRKSWGMKLHSLSLAEDLLQAHGFPKTCPTSAWKCKSCKGEI